In Miscanthus floridulus cultivar M001 chromosome 8, ASM1932011v1, whole genome shotgun sequence, the sequence CCGACCCTTATATCAAATCAAGCTATCAAATTGTGACATTTGCACCTGCATATCTGGGTTGTCTCAAacagggttcaaaatttcggcaaaaTTTCGCCGACGAATTTCGGTAATTTCGGTGTGCAATACCGAAATTAAAAACCCTGGTCTCAAATCATGCACTTGTAGTGATAACTTACTTACCCGAGCACACTAATTTTACCCTTCTCTAGTGATAAAGAAGTGACCTGATTTTGAGGTTGTCTGAAGTATGTCAAAATATTTTCCGTATGTTCAATTTAGACCAGAAACTAATGGCACAGCAAGTTAAGTGAAAATTACACTCCATCTAAATACACGAGGCAATTTATCTTTTCTCCATTAATTTGactatatatttttttatgtaAATATTTGGGTAAATAAATTGAACAGACCTACAAGGCGTGCTCAAAATACATTCCGCTTACaaaaatgattgtattgtttcgGGTTTATTATTAGTAAAAATTGTTGCCATGCAAACGCCTGTACCAGTAGTTCTAAAACAGTTGGTGTTTTCTCGGTTTTGAGTGCGCCTGCGGTAGTCGGGTAGGGTTAGATTGCGTGAGCTCCAGCTGATGGCCATTTAGTTCGAAAGCAACTAATTTATAGTATTAGTAAGGGAAAGTGCCAATCATCTTCAAACAATCCAGCAACTACCCAGTGCTCCAAGCACACCAGTCACTCTCGGTCAACCGACTTCTTCACCAAACTGGGGGCAAAAAGATGTAACGTCtcgtttgtttggcttataagtcgtactttttcagccaacgaatatcatttttctctcacaacaaatcaattaagagtacttttagccatggttTATCAGTCAAACGAACTTGACAAAACTCTAGGCGTGGACGGTTTTGTTTTGTCCAATCGACCTAACCTAACCAAAACGAACAGAAACGAAAATAATTTAGCAGTACGGGTCCTAATCGTAACAGTACAGCAGTAATTCTGAGCAGGTGCACTACCGTCCCGTGCACACAAGAACAAgaaacagcctgttcgcttagcCGACGTCATCATCGGTAAGCCTTAGCTTACAAAAAGGACGAAATATAGACGCACAGTAAGAACTAAGAGGGCTTGCGACTGTTAGCGACCTGTACTATACTTAGTTAGCACGTTCCTTGGCTCTTCTTAAGTGTAGCTATTGTTAGTTATCTGACTGCCGTGATGTACATGTATAAGAGGCGTAAGCCCTGATCAATACAACTTGAGTTGTCTGCATTCTTTCTATTCAGTTCTTACATGGTATCAGCCGTTCCACGATCCTAACTCTCCGTTGCCTCAACCTCCCACCCCAACGCCATGAGTtcatcctcgtcctcatcgtcGTCGGCCTCCGACAACTCCGACGCCGAGTCTGGCCTTCCCCACACACTCCGCGTCCAAACCGAACCTGCCACACCGGCCGTCGTCCACGGCATCAACATCCTCAACCGCGTGCCGATCGTCCTCGACTTCAACGACGCGAACTACGTCGCCTGGGCGCGCTCCTTCTCCGCCATCTTTGGCCAGTTCGGACTCCGCGACCACGTCGACGGCTCCACTGCCAAGGGCGACAGCGACTGGGTGCAGAATGACTGCGCCATCGTCTCGTGGTTCTACAACCGCATCTCCCCCGAGCTTCTCTCCATGGTCTCGGAAGACACCGACACCGCCTACTCCATATGGCGCGGCGTCCGCAACCTCTTCCGCGACAACAAGGACACTCGCGCCGTCTACCTCGGCGCCGAGTTCCGCAACTTCTACCAAGGTGATCTTAACGTCCTCGACTACTGCTCTCGCATGAAGGTCATGGCCGATCGCCTCGCCGGCCTCGGGGCCCCGGTGAACGACAAAGATCTCATCTACAACATCGTCCGCGGCCTCAACCCTCGTCTCCACCACGCGACCCCCCACATCACACTTCGCCGCCGTCTACCGTCATTCCTCAAGACGCGGTCCATGCTGCAGCTTGAGGAGCATCGCATCAACGAGTCGGAGAAGTTGCAGGCTGCGGCGGCGCTTGTCGCTCACGCCGCGAACGCCGGCACGTCATCGTCCACGGCACCCACCGTGACACCGTCGACCGCTCATCTTCAGTCCACGGCGGCCTTCGTCGCCAACGCCGCGCCCGGTGTTCATACACCGCACGGCGCCCCGGCCAACGGCGCACCGGCCAATCCGCCCGCGACAACGCATGCATCCTCCAACGGCGGACGTCCTCCGTCGAACTCCTTCtccaacaaaaagaagaagaagaagggccctGCATCCACCACGGCGCCCCCACCAGGCTTCTGGCCCACACTGAACCCATGGACGGGTATGGTGCAGGCTTGGCCATTCACATCCTCGCCGAACGCTCCTTCGCCCACGCCTGGCGTCCTCGGCACGCGCCCTTCCTCCGCGGCTCCGCAGGCCCATGTCGCCGGTGCGTCTTCCCAGCTGGACCCGCAGCTGCTCGCCACACTGAACAACATATCGCTCCAGCAGCCCCAGTCCACAGGAGATTGGTTCCTCGACACTGGCGCCTCATCCCATATGTCGCAAGGCTCCGGTAACATCTCCTCTCTCCTTCCTAACTCTTCCTCCACCCGAATCATTGTTGGTAATGGCACCTCCTTACCCATTACACACACTGGTTCATCTTCTATTCCTACTCACTCATATCCGCTCTCCGTGCACAATGTTCTTGTCTCTCCATCACTCATTAAAAACCTCATTTCAGTTCGTGCTCTTACTCGTGACAATCCCATTACAATTGAATTTGACAATTGTGGTTTCTCTATCAAGGATCGTGACACCAAGGCGGCCCTTCTCCACAGTGATAGCGCCGGTGATCTCTACCCACTCCACCCGACGCCATCCTCCACCTCCACACACTGCCTCGCCACCGTTTCTGCAGATCTTTGGCATCAGCGGCTCGGTCATCCCGGCAAGGAGTCATTCCGTCGCCTTCTTCAAACTTTTGAATTCACTTGTAATAAGGAATTGTCACACACCTGTCATGCTTGCCGCATTCAGTTCTTACAGCGACCATGACTAGGAGCCCCCGGATGGGAGAGGGCCTAACAATCATGGGTGCCAACGAAAACAGCCGCGCGTGGCCGGCCATATCACCCACTGCATGCGTCTTCCATGGTACAAAAATAGGTTGCGATCAAACGAAGCAGAGCACTCTTGAGAAACAACCACTCTGAgatatagccttgcatatctaTTATTATTACTGTCAGTTTGTGGTCATATTTACTAACTAGTAGTAGTCATGTTAGGTACGGTATTGCAGCGTTTTTGTTTTATTTGCTAGTTTCATTTGGACCCGCAATGCTCGGCTGTAAGATCTATCAGTTTCTACAGTAGTATATAGTATTTGTTTAACTTAATGAAATCTCTTAAACCATCTCCctaatttgtttttttaatctCTAGAACTGTTTCTCGAAAACGAACGGTTGTAATCAGCTCAATCATTCATGCTGCCCTGTCCAAGGAAAATGATGGGCAGCCAAAGAGAGCATATGGCATGCAAATGTAAAAGCACCCCACGCAgttctatatatagcagcccaaGGCTATCCTTTTTAGCCAGAAACACCAGATCGAATCTAGTACTAAACCAGAACAATTTGGTGCTAGGAACGTAACCATGGGTCATGTGAATGTAGTATACCAGCTCCTGCAAGCATCTCTAGCGCAACGGCTACTACTGCTCGTCCCTCTCGTCCTCGTCCTAATGCTACTGCTGCACCTCGCCTCCCGAAGCCGTCGTGGCAGCAACGAAAAACAGCAGCGACGACCGAAGCATATCCCGCCTCCTTCGCCTCCTGGCCTGCCCATCATAGGCCACCTGCACCTCGTCGGCGACCTCCCGCACGTCTCGCTCCGCAGCCTGGCCGCAAAGCACGGCGGCCTCATGCTCCTCCGCTTCGGCACCGTCCCAAACCTCGTCGTGTCGTCCTCGCGCGCGGCTCGGCTGATCATGCAAACACATGACCACGCCTTCGCCTCGCGGCCGGCTTCCAAGATCTCCAATACCCTCCTGTATGGGTCATCTGATATTGCCTTCTCCCCCTACGGCGATCATTGGCGTCAGCTTAGGAGGCTCGTTACCACGCACCTCTTCACTGTCAAGAAGGTGAACTCCTACCGGCTCTCCCGCCAAGAGGAGGTAATATTCAACACGAGTTTTTTTTAGATGAAGGAAGCTTTATTAAAAATAGAGATCAGACCTTTATAACAAAGACCGGgctattattatttatatatgtGTGTCCATAGGTACGGTGGATAGCTCAGACCTTACGTCTGACATGAATATCCTCATCCGTGCATAGGTGCGCCTAGTGATCAAGAAGATCCAGGAGGCGGCAGCTGCGAGCAAGGAGGTGGACATCAGCGAAATGATGAACACGTTCGCCAACGATATCGTGTGTCGTGCCGTGTCAGGAAAGTTCTTCAGGGCGGAAGGGCGGAACAAGGTCTTCCGAGAGCTGATCCAGCTGAATACTATTCTGTTTGGAGGGTTCAGCCTCGAAGACAACTTCCCAGGGCTAGCGAACGTGTTAGGTTCGCTCACCAGGTGGTTTGTAAGCAACAAGGCCGACGAGGCACACAAAAGATGGGACGATTTACTTGAAACGATAGTAAGCGACCACGAGAGACGAAGAAGATCTGAGCAtgggcatggtggtggtggtggtgttgatcaagaagagagtgactTCATCGATGTGTTGCTCTCAGTTCAGCAAGAGTATGGTATCACCAGAGATCATACCAAGGCCATCTTGTTGGTTAGgaaattatattatatatattccCAATAACTTCTATTTGTttataatttatataaaaaagagaatatatatatagatagatataacTAATAGCGTTTTGGACATCCAGGACATGTTTGGTGCGGGCACGGAGACTTCATCACTAGTTCTAGAACTCGCCATGGCGGAGCTTATGCGCCACCCTCAGCTCATGAGCAAGCTACAAGCTGAGGTGCGGAAGAACACACCCAAAGGACAAGAGATGGTTGAGCAAGATAACCTAGCTAGCATGCCATATCTAAGAGCCGTGGTGAAAGAGACGCTGAGGTTGCACCCACCGGCACCACTCCTGCTTCCTCACCTCTCAATGGTGGACTGTGACGTGGATGGCTACAGAATCCCCTCGGGAACACGAGTCATCATCAACGCATGGGCCATCAGTAGGGATCCGGAGTCCTGGGAGAGCGCGGAGGAGTTCGTGCCGGAGAGGTTCATGGACGCTGCCAGCGCCGCGGCCATTGACCTGAGGGGGAACGACTTCCAGTTCGTGCCGTTCGGGGCTGGCCGGAGGATCTGCCCGGGCCTCAACTTTGGCCTGGCTACTGTTGACATTATGTTGGCAAACCTCGTCTACTCTTTTGACTGGGGTCTGCCCATTGGCATGGAGGAAGAGGATATTGATATGACAGAGGTGTTTGGATCGACAGTCCGTCGAAAGGAGAAGCTCATCCTGCTTCCGGAACCATATGCGTGCGCATGTTAGAGTTGTTCCTGCCCACTGGTCTCTGATGAGTGTGAGTGATCCATTATATGTGCTGTGGACGATGTGGTTTCTGCCACATATACGAACACGTCCATATATTATATGTATGTATTTTGTAACAGCAGCTGTGCCTAGGATGGGTGCTTTATTATTTACTAAGTGTGAGTACTAGTACATTGCATGAATTATGTGGTATATAGGTTATTGGACATTGAAGTTTGCGAACAACATGTGTATTACACTAATAAAAAACAGAACCGCCGGTGTAAAAGGCCAGTGAAAATAGTGCATTTCTACCCCGGCGTAAAAAATCATCCGCCAATACAAATCTATTTACACTAGCGGCAGCCTTACATGACCTGCCCTTATAAATCATTTTTTCACTTGCAAATTTAGAGTGCAGGATTTTACTTTGAACTGAGGTATTACCCTCTACCTAGATTCTCCtttcatatttgaatttgatgaCACCATTATGTAGACTAAACTTATGAGCACTTTAAAAAAAAATGAGTCCACAACTGACGAAGGCCTCACAGGCGTTTCGTAGTCGACGAGCATATGTCACATATTACTGAAAGAACAACAACCGGATATGTGGTTCTATCTCTATCGCAACCTGTTTTGAAGACGGTGAATTGCACCAACGATGGCTAGAACATTTAACTTCTTCCCAAGTTTTCTCAAATTAAAGAAACTTCATTGTAAGGCCTCCTTTGAAACGGGGTATTTTTCCTATTTCATGTGTTTTCTTGTAAAAAACGAACTAATTTATGTGAA encodes:
- the LOC136471882 gene encoding indole-2-monooxygenase-like gives rise to the protein MGHVNVVYQLLQASLAQRLLLLVPLVLVLMLLLHLASRSRRGSNEKQQRRPKHIPPPSPPGLPIIGHLHLVGDLPHVSLRSLAAKHGGLMLLRFGTVPNLVVSSSRAARLIMQTHDHAFASRPASKISNTLLYGSSDIAFSPYGDHWRQLRRLVTTHLFTVKKVNSYRLSRQEEVRLVIKKIQEAAAASKEVDISEMMNTFANDIVCRAVSGKFFRAEGRNKVFRELIQLNTILFGGFSLEDNFPGLANVLGSLTRWFVSNKADEAHKRWDDLLETIVSDHERRRRSEHGHGGGGGVDQEESDFIDVLLSVQQEYGITRDHTKAILLDMFGAGTETSSLVLELAMAELMRHPQLMSKLQAEVRKNTPKGQEMVEQDNLASMPYLRAVVKETLRLHPPAPLLLPHLSMVDCDVDGYRIPSGTRVIINAWAISRDPESWESAEEFVPERFMDAASAAAIDLRGNDFQFVPFGAGRRICPGLNFGLATVDIMLANLVYSFDWGLPIGMEEEDIDMTEVFGSTVRRKEKLILLPEPYACAC